The Cricetulus griseus strain 17A/GY chromosome 9, alternate assembly CriGri-PICRH-1.0, whole genome shotgun sequence genome has a segment encoding these proteins:
- the Selenow gene encoding selenoprotein W (The RefSeq protein has 1 substitution compared to this genomic sequence), whose amino-acid sequence MRSAVMALAVRVVYCGAUGYKPKYLQLKEKLEREFPGCLDICGEGTPQVTGFFEVTVAGKLVHSKKRGDGYVDTESKFRKLVTAIKAALAQCQ is encoded by the exons CAGTGATGGCCCTCGCTGTCCGAGTCGTGTATTG TGGAGCTTGAGGCTACAAGCCCAAG TATCTCCAGCTCAAGGAGAAGCTAGAACGGGAGTTCCCTGGATGCCTGGACATT tGTGGTGAGGGGACTCCCCAGGTCACTGGGTTCTTTGAAGTGACAGTAGCCGGGAAGTTGGTTCACTCCAAGAAG aGAGGTGATGGCTATGTAGACACAGAAAGCAAGTTTCGGAAACTGGTGACCGCCATTAAAGCTGCCCTGGCTCAGTGCCAGTGA